A part of Halobacillus shinanisalinarum genomic DNA contains:
- the mobP2 gene encoding MobP2 family relaxase, with amino-acid sequence MNETITPGVVLKTKFVTANKKGFQDYVQYVDREEAKGKGEAHRSMFSLYNHYMDDQDKTSALFTQNSDRLSVEGKQGIKSLFEQAQKKNSIMWQDVITFDNDWLQKRGVYDSKSHTLDEDALKEVTRRSMQAMMKKEGLQDSAVWSAAIHYNTDNIHIHVATVEPNPTRERGKRKPKTLDAMKGEVVNGLLDRTQERNHINSLIREHMVNTKKENSSTKWRNREMKPLFLEVYNHLPQDKRQWHYGYQTLNPIRPKIDELTTRYLNKYHPNDMKQLHRKLDLEVNELKQAYGDGPKDKKRYQHYKQNKLDDLYKRMGNAFLQEMKAYDNQRIHAHEPRHFSSHRPVPPGVHLQQSFRRIQRSMSQTYEQFMNDLDHQKLERDIERER; translated from the coding sequence ATGAATGAAACGATAACGCCTGGGGTGGTTTTAAAAACCAAATTCGTGACCGCCAATAAGAAAGGCTTTCAAGATTACGTCCAGTATGTAGACCGCGAAGAGGCCAAAGGAAAAGGGGAAGCACATCGGTCCATGTTTAGTTTGTATAATCACTATATGGACGATCAGGATAAAACCTCTGCCTTGTTTACTCAGAACTCGGATCGTTTATCTGTGGAAGGAAAACAGGGGATTAAATCATTGTTTGAACAAGCCCAAAAGAAGAACAGTATCATGTGGCAGGACGTGATTACGTTTGATAATGATTGGCTTCAAAAACGAGGCGTTTATGACTCCAAAAGCCACACCCTAGATGAAGATGCTTTAAAAGAAGTGACACGAAGATCCATGCAGGCCATGATGAAAAAAGAAGGATTACAAGATAGTGCTGTCTGGTCAGCGGCCATTCACTATAACACCGATAACATTCATATTCATGTGGCCACAGTCGAACCCAATCCGACTCGGGAGCGGGGTAAGCGAAAACCGAAAACGTTAGATGCGATGAAAGGTGAAGTCGTAAATGGATTGTTAGATCGAACGCAGGAACGAAATCACATTAACTCGTTGATCCGGGAGCATATGGTAAACACGAAGAAAGAAAATAGCAGCACAAAATGGAGGAATAGAGAAATGAAACCTTTGTTCCTCGAAGTGTACAATCATTTGCCTCAAGATAAACGCCAATGGCACTATGGCTATCAAACCCTGAATCCTATCCGACCGAAAATTGATGAACTTACGACAAGGTACTTAAACAAATATCACCCAAATGATATGAAACAACTGCATCGCAAACTGGATCTAGAGGTGAATGAATTAAAGCAAGCCTATGGGGATGGACCCAAGGACAAAAAACGATATCAACATTATAAACAAAACAAGCTGGATGATCTCTATAAGAGAATGGGAAATGCGTTCTTACAAGAAATGAAAGCTTATGATAACCAACGTATTCATGCCCATGAACCACGTCACTTTTCTTCCCATAGACCAGTGCCTCCGGGTGTTCATTTACAACAATCGTTTCGAAGGATTCAACGCTCCATGAGTCAAACCTATGAGCAGTTTATGAACGACTTGGACCATCAGAAATTGGAACGAGACATTGAAAGAGAAAGGTAG
- a CDS encoding ArdC-like ssDNA-binding domain-containing protein produces the protein MAKSKRTYPKKSPEQVQEEINRLTEGMEERISNHFHSPDQLKEYLDFMGKFYRYSLKNTALIDSQFSGAEAVGSFAFWKEKGFPVNKGEQGIKILVPNRLGQQFKNNEGEWKSLQHATRQEKEQVKDGQLDKREGRLVFSIGSVFDVSQTSASQKDLPHIFPNKWIDGKVENYKPLRRGMEAIADKNNIQIVEPYEELGAAKGVSYTGRGEVALNPRNSERQDTKSLLHELTVRP, from the coding sequence ATGGCCAAAAGTAAACGTACCTATCCCAAAAAGTCACCCGAACAGGTCCAAGAGGAGATCAATAGACTGACAGAAGGAATGGAAGAACGTATCTCGAACCACTTTCATTCGCCCGATCAGCTGAAAGAGTATTTGGATTTTATGGGAAAGTTTTATCGATATTCCCTAAAGAACACTGCGCTTATTGATTCACAGTTTTCGGGAGCTGAAGCTGTTGGCTCGTTTGCCTTTTGGAAAGAAAAAGGGTTCCCCGTTAACAAAGGTGAACAAGGCATTAAGATTCTCGTACCTAACCGATTGGGCCAGCAATTTAAAAACAATGAAGGGGAATGGAAGTCCTTACAACACGCCACCAGACAAGAGAAGGAACAGGTTAAAGACGGTCAACTCGACAAACGAGAGGGCCGTCTTGTTTTTTCTATCGGGAGTGTTTTTGATGTGTCGCAAACGAGTGCGTCCCAAAAAGACCTCCCTCACATATTCCCGAACAAATGGATCGATGGGAAGGTCGAAAACTATAAACCGTTGCGTCGAGGTATGGAGGCTATTGCGGATAAGAACAACATTCAAATCGTTGAACCTTATGAAGAGCTAGGGGCTGCCAAAGGAGTGAGTTACACAGGGAGAGGTGAAGTCGCCCTCAACCCTCGGAACTCAGAACGTCAGGATACGAAAAGCCTGTTGCATGAACTCACGGTGCGTCCATAA
- a CDS encoding reverse transcriptase/maturase family protein, whose translation MRNPQVVLDNLTSKSNDESYKYQRVYRNLYNPEFYLMAYDEIYPNPGHMTKGSNGKTIDGMSMKRIHTIIDSLKDEKYQPTPVRRTYIGKKSGNGKRPLGIPSFDDKLLQMVVKYILESMYESSFSNTSHGYRPNKSCHTAIKQIADTFNGVKWFIEGDIKGFFDNIDHSILINLLRKRIKDEKFLRLIWKFLKAGYVEDWKYHNSYSGVPQGGIISPVLSNIYLNELDKFIEEFQLKFNKGKHKAQNPAYKKLHQKSMRLKKKLKDKMAKGTLKEGEREEIIGSIKEANNRKMKLPSKDPMDQNYRRLKYVRYADDWLIGIIGSKEDATMIKKELTTFISQKLKLELSQEKTLITNSSKFARFLGYNIAISRNQQPKPSSRPAGEQKKVLSRNNSGKVSIYMPKEAWTNKLIEYKAIKMDGRNWRPMHRSALINNDDLEIITRYNSEIRGMYNYYRLALNVSGLNKFRYFMEYSLYKTFANKYKTSISKIINRYSINGVFAVRYKTKKANKTRYFYSDGFKRNTSIKADHTHTDLPISKVDLARTSLISRLKAERCEWCHAENVELEIHHVRKLKDLKGKKLWEQAMIARARKTIALCALGQGNDCHRKLHAGLLD comes from the coding sequence ATGAGAAATCCTCAAGTAGTATTGGACAATCTAACGAGTAAGTCCAATGATGAAAGCTACAAGTATCAAAGAGTTTACAGAAACTTATACAATCCTGAGTTTTATCTTATGGCATATGATGAAATTTACCCTAACCCTGGTCATATGACTAAAGGGTCAAATGGTAAAACCATTGATGGCATGAGCATGAAAAGGATCCATACTATTATTGATTCACTCAAGGATGAAAAGTATCAGCCGACTCCAGTAAGAAGAACCTATATCGGAAAAAAGAGTGGTAATGGCAAAAGGCCACTTGGTATTCCATCATTCGATGACAAACTGCTACAAATGGTAGTCAAATATATTCTGGAAAGTATGTACGAAAGTTCGTTCAGTAACACATCTCATGGCTATCGACCAAACAAAAGCTGTCACACGGCTATCAAGCAAATTGCTGACACATTCAATGGAGTAAAGTGGTTTATAGAAGGGGATATAAAAGGCTTCTTTGATAACATAGACCATTCTATTTTAATTAACCTACTTCGTAAAAGAATCAAGGATGAGAAATTCCTAAGACTTATTTGGAAATTTCTTAAAGCAGGATATGTAGAGGACTGGAAGTACCACAATTCTTACAGTGGCGTACCTCAAGGAGGTATTATCAGTCCTGTCTTATCCAACATCTATCTTAACGAATTAGATAAATTCATTGAAGAGTTCCAACTTAAATTTAACAAGGGTAAACATAAGGCACAAAACCCCGCCTACAAAAAGTTACACCAAAAAAGCATGCGCCTTAAAAAGAAATTAAAGGACAAAATGGCTAAAGGAACTCTCAAAGAAGGCGAACGTGAAGAAATTATTGGTTCCATCAAAGAAGCTAATAATAGAAAAATGAAGTTACCTTCAAAAGATCCAATGGATCAAAACTACAGAAGATTGAAATATGTCAGGTATGCGGATGATTGGCTCATAGGTATTATTGGCAGCAAAGAAGATGCCACCATGATAAAAAAAGAACTAACTACATTTATTAGCCAAAAACTGAAACTCGAACTTTCACAAGAAAAGACACTCATCACAAATAGTAGTAAATTTGCTAGGTTTCTTGGTTACAACATTGCGATTAGTAGGAATCAACAACCAAAGCCGTCCTCAAGGCCTGCAGGAGAACAAAAAAAGGTTCTCTCACGCAACAACTCGGGGAAAGTTTCCATCTATATGCCAAAAGAGGCTTGGACCAATAAACTCATAGAGTATAAAGCCATAAAAATGGACGGACGTAACTGGAGGCCGATGCATCGGAGTGCATTAATTAATAACGATGATTTAGAAATTATCACTCGTTATAACTCTGAGATCAGAGGCATGTATAACTACTATAGGTTAGCCCTAAACGTTAGTGGACTCAATAAATTTAGATACTTTATGGAATACAGTTTATACAAGACTTTTGCCAATAAATACAAAACATCAATAAGCAAAATAATAAATCGATACTCTATTAACGGAGTCTTTGCGGTTAGATACAAAACGAAGAAAGCTAACAAAACTCGATACTTTTATAGTGATGGATTCAAACGAAACACTTCGATAAAGGCAGACCACACTCATACAGACCTTCCTATCAGTAAAGTTGATCTAGCTAGAACCAGTCTCATTTCAAGATTAAAGGCGGAACGGTGTGAATGGTGCCATGCAGAAAACGTCGAATTAGAAATTCATCATGTAAGAAAACTAAAGGACTTAAAAGGAAAAAAGCTATGGGAACAAGCGATGATAGCTAGGGCGCGCAAAACAATAGCGCTTTGTGCCCTGGGACAGGGCAATGACTGTCATCGCAAACTTCATGCTGGACTGTTAGATTGA
- a CDS encoding toprim domain-containing protein translates to MVKHVGASQVEIARNVDLIDYLQRKGEPLKKEGNYYRHQKHDSLVIKDQMYAWNSREEKGSGVINFAKMFYGMSFPEAVLDLNAQGYKVKTDEQKRKPKEPYHYPEHYEVNDITKAKNYLTKERKIHPKLVDWLEQKDFIAQDKLGNVIFKWKQNGKIVGADRQGTTPMKDGHMFKGIDKNSHGSAGFSLDIGKPHSMYFFESPVDALSYWSVKQEELQNTRLVSMSGLKRQTLIDEMKRMGKEGCTIHHVTLCTDNDKAGQAFSNKYHRLMTKGLSSIDLPEAKDWNDELKKKTEKDRERSTQGGLAKKDLITHGSERE, encoded by the coding sequence ATGGTGAAGCATGTAGGCGCGTCACAAGTGGAAATCGCACGGAATGTAGATTTGATAGACTACTTGCAGCGTAAAGGAGAACCGTTGAAAAAGGAAGGAAACTATTACCGCCATCAAAAACATGACAGCTTAGTGATTAAAGATCAAATGTATGCCTGGAACTCGCGGGAGGAGAAGGGGTCTGGTGTGATTAACTTTGCCAAAATGTTTTATGGCATGAGTTTCCCAGAAGCTGTGTTAGATTTAAATGCTCAGGGTTATAAAGTAAAAACTGATGAACAAAAAAGAAAACCGAAAGAACCTTATCACTACCCTGAGCATTATGAAGTAAACGACATAACGAAGGCCAAAAACTATCTCACCAAAGAACGAAAGATTCACCCTAAACTCGTAGACTGGCTGGAACAAAAAGACTTCATCGCACAAGACAAGCTCGGGAATGTTATTTTTAAGTGGAAGCAGAATGGGAAAATTGTTGGTGCTGATCGCCAAGGGACAACCCCAATGAAAGATGGCCACATGTTTAAAGGGATTGATAAGAATAGCCATGGATCGGCTGGTTTTTCACTCGATATCGGAAAGCCCCATTCGATGTACTTCTTTGAAAGCCCGGTCGATGCGCTCTCGTATTGGAGTGTGAAACAGGAAGAGCTTCAAAACACACGACTGGTTTCAATGTCAGGCCTCAAACGTCAAACGTTGATCGATGAAATGAAACGTATGGGGAAAGAGGGGTGTACCATCCATCATGTCACCTTATGTACCGACAATGACAAGGCTGGTCAAGCCTTTTCTAACAAGTATCACCGGTTAATGACGAAAGGCTTATCTAGCATTGACCTGCCGGAGGCTAAGGATTGGAATGACGAGTTGAAGAAAAAAACTGAGAAGGATAGAGAACGTTCAACACAAGGTGGACTGGCTAAAAAAGACCTCATAACCCATGGTTCAGAACGAGAGTAA
- a CDS encoding toprim domain-containing protein — translation MQMLFKAPVKKDGYIEVNDRRYFNDKAVITWGFDHLVSLVMHGAYKKEWERWSLKHLPILPDHYKFEVPKDKKKQFQIVKGLIQTASEIVIATDADREGENIARSIIRKAGAENKPTKRLWINSLEVDEIQKGFENLHSGSKYLPIYGEAQARQIGDWLVGMNASPLYSLLLPKKGIRETFSLGRVQTPTLY, via the coding sequence ATGCAGATGCTTTTCAAAGCACCAGTAAAAAAAGACGGGTATATTGAGGTGAATGATCGCCGTTATTTTAACGACAAAGCCGTGATTACATGGGGTTTCGACCATCTTGTTTCTTTAGTGATGCATGGTGCTTATAAAAAAGAGTGGGAAAGATGGAGTTTAAAGCATCTTCCCATTCTTCCCGATCATTATAAATTTGAAGTGCCCAAAGATAAGAAAAAGCAATTTCAAATTGTGAAGGGCTTGATACAGACAGCAAGTGAGATTGTTATTGCTACTGATGCTGACCGTGAAGGGGAAAACATTGCTCGGAGTATTATAAGAAAGGCCGGAGCTGAAAATAAGCCGACAAAACGGTTATGGATTAATTCATTAGAGGTTGATGAAATTCAAAAAGGATTTGAAAATCTTCACTCAGGAAGCAAGTACTTGCCGATCTATGGGGAAGCGCAAGCCCGACAAATCGGTGATTGGCTCGTTGGTATGAATGCTTCTCCATTGTATTCTCTCCTGTTGCCAAAGAAGGGCATTCGTGAAACGTTCAGTTTAGGGAGAGTGCAAACACCAACGCTTTACTGA
- a CDS encoding DNA topoisomerase: MYHFKSEPFYELYANIKVENGTFQAKYKDRFGRKGDLTNFMNKQGLKSEENTTITKLTKESKKTKSPKLHSLSTLQTKANKKWKYSPTDVLKIMQTLYEKKLLTYPRTDSNHITESEFKYLKNNFSAYQNIADVSVDMSFLGPQKRYVESSKVQELSII, encoded by the coding sequence ATATATCATTTCAAGTCGGAGCCTTTTTATGAACTCTACGCAAATATCAAAGTTGAAAACGGTACATTTCAAGCGAAATATAAAGATCGGTTTGGAAGAAAAGGTGACCTTACGAATTTTATGAACAAGCAAGGCTTAAAATCCGAAGAAAACACCACGATTACAAAACTCACCAAAGAATCTAAGAAGACCAAATCCCCGAAATTGCACAGCCTTTCCACCCTGCAGACAAAGGCAAATAAAAAATGGAAGTATAGTCCAACAGATGTTTTAAAGATCATGCAAACCCTTTATGAAAAGAAGCTTCTAACGTACCCGAGGACAGATTCCAACCATATCACTGAAAGTGAATTTAAATATCTGAAAAATAACTTCTCGGCCTATCAGAATATCGCTGACGTGTCCGTTGATATGTCATTCCTTGGTCCGCAGAAGCGTTATGTGGAAAGTTCGAAGGTCCAAGAATTATCTATAATATAA
- a CDS encoding tyrosine-type recombinase/integrase, producing the protein MAKVIKVKEEEKVIYLLTSNEGIPFLYVNKYLKFLDTINKSPNTIKSYAYRLKLYWDFIELNQLEFENISMDVLVKYIGWLHGGSSVGSKKRESNTINYNVMAVFGFYNYLARFHSEILDTKLDFYSDSNKKNHSYKPFLEHTKSNVKYRLNALKLRETKKPHSKLSEEQLKKIFQTKLNIRNKLLVSILYETGVRISEALNIKLEDIDLSDKKILITKSKTPSGKNRLVYISAETTNLLQDYIYEVHEKNNFDSDYIFLKLTGSSRGDVCDGVTISAFFRELSAKLGFNITPHMFRHTLATERSSAMGVIFPY; encoded by the coding sequence ATGGCTAAGGTTATTAAAGTAAAAGAAGAAGAAAAAGTAATTTATCTTTTAACCTCTAATGAGGGCATTCCTTTTTTATATGTAAACAAGTATCTAAAGTTTTTAGATACTATAAATAAATCACCAAATACTATTAAATCCTATGCTTATAGATTGAAATTATATTGGGATTTTATCGAGTTAAATCAGTTGGAATTCGAAAATATTTCAATGGATGTATTGGTTAAATACATAGGCTGGCTGCATGGTGGATCTAGTGTTGGTTCAAAAAAGAGAGAATCTAATACTATTAATTATAATGTGATGGCGGTATTTGGATTTTATAATTATCTGGCAAGGTTCCACTCAGAGATACTTGATACTAAGTTAGACTTCTATTCAGACTCGAATAAAAAAAATCACTCATACAAACCTTTTTTAGAACATACAAAATCCAATGTTAAATATAGGCTAAATGCTTTAAAACTTAGAGAAACAAAGAAACCTCATAGCAAGCTAAGTGAGGAGCAGTTAAAGAAAATATTTCAAACTAAACTCAACATAAGAAATAAATTGCTGGTAAGCATATTATATGAAACTGGTGTGAGGATTTCGGAAGCTTTGAACATAAAGCTTGAAGACATTGATCTTTCAGATAAAAAAATATTAATCACCAAATCTAAAACGCCTTCAGGAAAAAATAGATTAGTATATATATCGGCCGAAACAACAAACTTATTACAAGATTATATATATGAGGTACATGAAAAAAATAACTTTGACAGTGATTATATATTTTTAAAGTTAACAGGTTCTTCGAGAGGAGATGTTTGTGATGGTGTGACTATAAGTGCATTTTTCAGGGAGCTATCTGCAAAATTAGGGTTTAATATTACCCCTCATATGTTCCGGCATACGTTAGCTACAGAACGTAGCTCGGCCATGGGGGTTATTTTTCCCTATTAG